From Humisphaera borealis, the proteins below share one genomic window:
- a CDS encoding beta-propeller domain-containing protein has protein sequence MSNRAREAVKKSSISQSNLVRACIGAVETLERRQLFSAALEAGVWQIRGDATGDVIVVEAVPGDATSLRAVINGAVAGTVTAADVASIDLDAGAGDDRVTLRLEAANSSATLRASAAAIQVRGGDGDDRLFGSSLGETFYGGAGNDRIDGGGGDDVIYGDDGNDNLSGGDGNDDLFAGAGNDVVAGGWGDDDLHGDIGKDRLSGGHDDDNLQGDKGADKLFGGKGVDNLDGGKGTDRVYAENGVDHVGPVGGPTPGVKAGRDRLSVDDTHESTLRQTTDAELKQWLVDAAVKQWSWAFGKATNPWIYYWGRGGEVAIKAGVLNDVTNGGVSPTPAPPASPPPPQASPTTNGNVPDASSTNTQVAGVDEADLVETDGHYIYTLQNGQLVITDADPAASMSVVHRDDIDGSAIGIYLSGDRLTMLTGSLYYWAQPATGGIAISSLMPITPAQDPFVTVTVFDVSNPASPSVVETTKLDGSYGESRLIGDQLYVVMRNDAWIPEPEKIPNPDPAPVDPDPQDPPTNVVVDDPTAGSPGGVSSISKIAPPFWGGGGYSDTIYESEAAYRARLEAMTLADLLPGYTSTADGKTTDGPLVSAPNAYVRDLGDNEIGQNLTTVTLLDVGDTNGGPTATSTVAGYGGTVYASADALYLAGTTWSDDGEETRLFKFGLEADAVTLQATGSVDGSVLDQFGMDEYADTFRIATNNWSGDGPTNHLFVLEQVGDQLETIGSIKNIAKGEQLQAARFDGPRAYIVTFLQVDPLFTVDLSDARSPKIAGELKIPGYSSYLQPIGEGLLLGIGRDIDSDGVDDNGLLLSLFDVSDFAHPTRIAKTTIADGYSEAEYDPHAFSYFAEQNILAVPVGSYGDGEYTQSLAVFEVDVAGKQFKSLGNVDPGSEVRRSLRINDVLFAVGDEHIQAVELLHPDVIIKTLKTSE, from the coding sequence ATGTCGAACCGTGCACGCGAGGCGGTGAAGAAGTCGTCGATCTCTCAAAGCAATCTGGTCCGTGCCTGCATCGGCGCGGTCGAAACGCTCGAACGCCGACAGCTCTTTTCTGCCGCCCTTGAAGCCGGCGTCTGGCAGATTCGCGGCGACGCGACCGGCGACGTGATCGTCGTTGAAGCGGTCCCCGGCGATGCGACGAGCCTGCGCGCGGTCATCAATGGCGCGGTCGCGGGCACGGTCACCGCCGCCGACGTCGCCTCGATCGATCTCGACGCCGGCGCGGGCGACGACCGCGTCACCCTCCGCCTGGAAGCCGCCAACTCGTCGGCGACGCTTCGCGCGTCGGCGGCGGCCATTCAGGTCCGCGGCGGCGACGGCGACGACCGGCTCTTTGGCTCCAGCCTTGGCGAGACATTCTACGGCGGGGCGGGTAACGACCGCATCGACGGCGGCGGCGGTGACGACGTCATCTACGGCGACGACGGCAACGACAACCTCAGCGGCGGCGACGGCAACGACGACCTCTTTGCCGGGGCCGGCAACGACGTCGTCGCCGGCGGCTGGGGCGACGACGACCTTCACGGCGATATCGGCAAGGACCGTCTCAGCGGCGGCCACGACGACGACAACCTCCAGGGTGACAAAGGTGCCGACAAGCTCTTTGGCGGCAAGGGCGTCGATAACCTCGACGGCGGAAAGGGCACCGACCGCGTCTACGCCGAGAACGGCGTCGATCATGTCGGCCCCGTCGGAGGACCAACGCCGGGCGTGAAAGCCGGACGCGACCGCCTCAGCGTCGACGACACCCACGAATCAACACTCCGCCAGACCACCGACGCCGAACTGAAACAGTGGCTCGTCGATGCCGCCGTAAAGCAATGGTCCTGGGCGTTCGGCAAGGCGACCAATCCCTGGATTTACTACTGGGGCCGTGGTGGTGAAGTCGCAATCAAAGCTGGCGTCCTGAATGACGTTACGAATGGTGGCGTCAGTCCCACCCCGGCACCGCCTGCCTCTCCGCCGCCGCCGCAAGCTTCACCCACCACCAACGGCAACGTTCCCGATGCGTCGTCCACCAACACCCAGGTCGCCGGCGTGGACGAAGCCGATCTGGTCGAGACCGACGGGCATTACATCTACACACTGCAGAATGGCCAACTGGTCATCACCGATGCCGACCCTGCCGCCTCGATGAGTGTCGTACACCGCGACGACATTGACGGCTCGGCGATCGGCATCTACCTGTCCGGCGACAGGCTGACCATGCTCACCGGCTCGCTCTACTACTGGGCACAGCCCGCGACCGGCGGCATCGCGATCAGTTCGCTCATGCCGATAACGCCGGCGCAGGATCCCTTCGTCACGGTCACCGTGTTTGACGTATCGAACCCGGCGTCGCCGAGCGTCGTCGAGACGACCAAGCTCGACGGTTCCTACGGCGAATCGCGCCTGATCGGCGATCAGCTCTATGTCGTCATGCGAAATGACGCCTGGATCCCTGAACCGGAGAAGATCCCCAATCCCGATCCGGCTCCCGTCGATCCCGACCCCCAGGACCCGCCGACCAATGTCGTCGTCGACGATCCGACCGCCGGATCGCCCGGCGGCGTTTCCTCGATCTCCAAGATCGCGCCGCCCTTCTGGGGCGGCGGTGGGTATTCCGACACCATCTACGAATCCGAAGCCGCCTACCGGGCCCGCCTGGAAGCGATGACGCTGGCCGACCTGCTCCCCGGCTACACCAGCACCGCCGACGGAAAGACCACCGACGGCCCGCTCGTCAGCGCCCCCAACGCCTACGTCCGGGACCTCGGCGACAACGAGATAGGTCAGAACCTGACGACGGTCACCCTGCTGGATGTCGGCGACACCAACGGCGGACCGACCGCCACCAGCACCGTCGCCGGTTACGGCGGCACCGTCTACGCCTCGGCGGATGCGCTCTACCTGGCCGGCACGACCTGGTCCGACGACGGCGAAGAAACCCGCCTGTTCAAGTTCGGCCTCGAGGCCGATGCCGTCACCCTCCAGGCGACCGGCTCCGTCGACGGCTCGGTCCTCGACCAGTTCGGCATGGACGAGTACGCCGACACCTTCCGCATCGCCACCAACAACTGGTCCGGCGACGGACCGACGAACCATCTGTTCGTGCTCGAGCAGGTCGGCGATCAGCTCGAAACGATCGGCAGCATCAAGAACATCGCCAAGGGTGAACAGTTGCAGGCCGCCCGGTTTGACGGGCCCCGGGCTTACATCGTCACTTTCCTTCAGGTCGATCCGCTCTTCACGGTCGACCTCAGCGACGCCCGTAGTCCGAAGATCGCCGGCGAACTCAAGATCCCCGGCTATTCGAGCTACCTTCAACCGATCGGCGAGGGCCTGTTGCTCGGCATCGGTCGCGACATCGATTCCGACGGCGTGGACGACAACGGCCTGCTGTTGTCGCTGTTCGATGTGTCGGACTTCGCCCACCCGACGCGCATCGCCAAGACGACGATCGCCGACGGGTACAGCGAAGCAGAGTACGACCCCCACGCGTTCTCGTACTTCGCCGAGCAGAACATCCTTGCGGTCCCCGTCGGCAGCTACGGCGACGGCGAGTACACGCAGTCGTTGGCGGTGTTCGAAGTCGATGTGGCGGGCAAGCAGTTCAAGTCGCTCGGCAACGTCGACCCGGGCAGCGAGGTCCGGCGATCGCTCCGCATCAACGACGTGCTGTTCGCCGTCGGCGACGAGCACATCCAGGCGGTCGAGCTGCTGCACCCGGATGTCATCATCAAGACCCTCAAGACCTCAGAGTAA
- the thrS gene encoding threonine--tRNA ligase — MASIKLPDGSIRELPDGSTVLQLAESIGKRLAQAAIVGKVNGKLVDVSYPLTGSHEVSIITDRDADGLYVMRHSTAHVLAQALRHLYGAKLQYTIGPVIDSGFFYDFEFPTGVTISADDLPKIEAEMQKIIAADYKFSREEVEPAKAKELLHAESQRFKDEIIDELAAAGEKSVSIYRQGDFTDLCRGPHIPSTGRIKAFKLLSTAGAYWRGDSDREQLTRIYGTAFFDKKDLEAHQKQIEEAKKRDHRVLGPQLGLYAIDDAVGQGLVLWKPKGAIVRQELQNFIGEHLRRQGYSQVFTPHIGRLGLYKTSGHYPYYRESQFPPLVDRELIEALSKEGCSCGELSNRMEKGEVDGYLLKPMNCPMHIKIYSSEQRSYRDLPIRLAEFGTVYRWEKSGELGGMTRVRGFTQDDAHLFCTEEQIPAEIAGCLELVKIVLGTLGMNEYRVRVGLRDPDSAKYVGSADQWDKAEKACKDAAATLGVPFTTEPGEAAFYGPKIDFVIKDVIGREWQLGTVQVDYQLPQRFDLSYTGSDNQPHRPVMIHRAPFGSMERFIGVLIEHFAGAFPLWLAPVQVAVLNVSEKSQAYAAEVAAKLKTAGIRAEADLGGDKIGAKIRLASMAKTPYMLVIGEKEAAEGKVAVRHRTEGDKGVVETGAFVEEIRAAVAARK; from the coding sequence ATGGCATCGATCAAACTTCCCGACGGCAGCATTCGCGAACTCCCCGACGGCTCGACCGTTCTGCAACTGGCCGAGTCGATCGGCAAGCGCCTGGCTCAGGCGGCGATCGTGGGCAAGGTCAATGGCAAGCTTGTCGACGTCTCTTATCCGCTCACCGGATCGCACGAAGTCTCGATCATCACCGATCGCGACGCCGACGGCCTGTACGTCATGCGGCACAGTACCGCCCACGTGCTGGCCCAGGCACTGCGACATCTGTACGGGGCGAAGTTGCAGTACACCATCGGCCCGGTGATCGACAGCGGGTTCTTCTACGACTTCGAGTTCCCCACTGGGGTCACCATCTCGGCGGACGACCTGCCGAAGATCGAAGCGGAGATGCAGAAGATCATCGCCGCTGACTACAAGTTCAGCCGGGAAGAGGTCGAACCGGCCAAGGCGAAGGAACTGCTGCACGCCGAGAGCCAGCGATTTAAGGACGAGATCATCGACGAGCTTGCGGCGGCAGGCGAGAAGTCGGTCAGCATCTATCGCCAGGGTGACTTCACCGACCTCTGTCGCGGGCCGCATATTCCGAGCACCGGGCGAATCAAGGCGTTCAAGCTGCTGAGCACCGCCGGGGCGTACTGGCGTGGCGACAGCGACCGCGAGCAGCTCACCCGCATCTATGGCACGGCGTTTTTCGACAAGAAGGACCTGGAAGCGCATCAGAAGCAGATCGAGGAAGCCAAGAAGCGCGACCATCGCGTGCTCGGCCCGCAGCTCGGGCTCTACGCAATCGACGACGCCGTCGGCCAGGGGCTGGTGCTCTGGAAGCCCAAGGGCGCGATCGTCCGGCAGGAGTTGCAGAACTTCATCGGCGAACACCTGCGGCGGCAGGGCTACTCGCAGGTCTTTACCCCGCACATCGGCCGGCTCGGGCTCTACAAGACCAGCGGCCATTACCCGTACTACCGCGAGAGCCAGTTCCCGCCGCTGGTGGACCGCGAACTCATCGAAGCATTATCGAAAGAGGGTTGCTCCTGCGGCGAGCTGAGCAACCGCATGGAGAAGGGCGAAGTCGACGGCTACCTGCTGAAGCCGATGAACTGCCCGATGCATATCAAGATCTATTCGAGCGAACAGCGCAGCTATCGCGACCTGCCGATCCGCCTGGCGGAGTTCGGCACCGTCTATCGCTGGGAGAAGTCCGGCGAACTTGGCGGGATGACCCGCGTGCGCGGATTCACCCAGGACGACGCCCATCTGTTCTGCACCGAAGAACAGATTCCTGCCGAAATCGCCGGGTGTTTGGAGTTGGTGAAGATTGTTCTCGGAACCCTCGGAATGAACGAATATCGCGTGCGCGTTGGCCTGCGCGACCCGGATTCGGCGAAGTACGTCGGATCGGCCGACCAGTGGGACAAGGCCGAGAAGGCGTGCAAGGATGCCGCGGCGACCCTGGGCGTGCCGTTCACCACCGAGCCGGGCGAGGCAGCGTTCTATGGTCCGAAAATCGATTTCGTCATCAAGGACGTCATCGGCCGCGAATGGCAGCTCGGCACCGTGCAGGTGGACTATCAGTTGCCCCAGCGGTTCGACCTGAGCTACACCGGCTCCGATAACCAACCGCATCGGCCGGTGATGATTCATCGGGCCCCGTTTGGGTCGATGGAGAGATTCATCGGCGTGCTGATCGAACACTTCGCCGGCGCGTTCCCGCTGTGGCTCGCCCCGGTGCAGGTCGCGGTGTTGAACGTGAGCGAGAAGTCTCAGGCGTACGCGGCGGAAGTAGCGGCAAAGTTGAAGACCGCGGGCATCCGCGCCGAGGCCGACCTTGGCGGAGACAAGATCGGCGCGAAGATTCGCCTGGCGTCGATGGCCAAGACGCCCTACATGCTGGTCATCGGCGAAAAGGAAGCCGCCGAGGGCAAGGTAGCGGTGCGGCATCGCACCGAGGGTGACAAGGGCGTGGTGGAGACGGGGGCGTTCGTGGAGGAAATTCGGGCCGCCGTCGCGGCAAGGAAGTGA
- a CDS encoding O-antigen ligase family protein: MYAIAQQSFSGNVIQYYLQRLSTPSGVMLVVAMVMLATAVLAVDRFKWVALTISIFLSTFAYNRSGGTVDLVDVVALPAPFSVIASLTQPLGVACLLIIAIASMKPMPWQRLHAVHPVAIGTFAIQALIALRQLAGGLPERGIVGVAIYGSVLLILGAGLSRWLYDEVQIRSMARAVSWFSLIFCVSTVLVLVIDRDAAFVSNRLTGVADNPQRTGIILALAFPFCLLLAADRGNSFNSRLFHAIVGGAAATFLVFTGSRTAVLTLVVGTSVFFRRRFGALAATGAVLFVIFLAVLSVAEKDLATARDNVFRTNNTRSDGWMAAMQYFYDSPLIGTSMDGNAVESSYVCVAAQSGLVGLSALAITMFLLFRSAFRLSRHRNPGPYGPAVDLAVASMVQFTVVWAFEAYLIALVTNTVFMLYCTLAIAALVTERMNTASDPALPLEDRSGESSYGHAADLTGIGLRSQL, translated from the coding sequence ATGTACGCGATCGCGCAGCAATCATTTTCGGGAAACGTGATCCAGTATTACCTGCAACGGCTCTCCACACCGAGCGGGGTCATGCTTGTCGTTGCGATGGTCATGCTTGCGACGGCAGTTCTTGCGGTCGATCGATTCAAGTGGGTTGCCCTGACGATCTCGATCTTTCTGTCGACTTTCGCCTACAACCGGTCAGGTGGCACGGTCGACCTGGTCGACGTGGTAGCACTACCCGCTCCGTTTTCGGTCATCGCTTCATTGACCCAGCCGCTCGGCGTTGCCTGTCTTTTGATCATCGCGATTGCGTCGATGAAGCCGATGCCATGGCAGCGGTTGCACGCTGTTCATCCGGTGGCGATAGGGACGTTCGCTATCCAAGCCCTGATCGCATTGCGACAACTTGCAGGCGGACTTCCCGAGCGGGGAATAGTCGGAGTCGCGATCTATGGCAGCGTGCTCTTGATTCTTGGCGCCGGACTGTCTCGATGGCTGTATGACGAAGTTCAGATACGCAGCATGGCGCGGGCCGTCTCGTGGTTTTCATTGATCTTCTGCGTTTCGACGGTGCTAGTGCTCGTAATCGATCGCGATGCGGCGTTTGTTTCAAACCGACTGACCGGCGTGGCGGACAATCCCCAGCGCACGGGCATCATCTTAGCGCTGGCGTTCCCCTTCTGCCTTCTCCTCGCCGCTGACCGCGGCAACTCATTCAATTCGCGCCTTTTTCACGCCATCGTCGGTGGCGCCGCTGCGACATTCCTCGTCTTTACGGGTTCGCGCACCGCGGTGCTTACGCTCGTCGTCGGCACTTCCGTGTTTTTCCGCAGGCGATTCGGTGCGCTTGCCGCCACGGGAGCCGTTCTCTTCGTCATTTTTCTCGCCGTTCTCTCCGTAGCCGAAAAGGATCTGGCCACCGCCCGCGACAACGTTTTTCGCACCAACAACACCCGCTCGGACGGTTGGATGGCGGCGATGCAGTACTTCTACGACTCCCCGCTGATCGGGACATCCATGGACGGCAACGCCGTGGAGAGCTCGTACGTCTGCGTGGCTGCTCAAAGCGGACTGGTCGGGTTGTCGGCACTGGCGATCACCATGTTCCTGCTTTTTCGGTCGGCTTTCCGATTGTCGCGCCACCGCAATCCGGGGCCATACGGGCCTGCGGTCGATCTTGCTGTCGCCAGCATGGTCCAGTTCACCGTGGTATGGGCGTTTGAGGCCTATCTCATCGCGCTCGTGACGAATACCGTCTTCATGCTGTACTGCACCCTTGCGATCGCCGCCCTAGTGACTGAACGGATGAACACCGCGTCGGATCCCGCTCTGCCGCTGGAAGATCGATCTGGCGAGTCCTCTTACGGTCATGCCGCCGATCTCACCGGGATCGGACTACGGAGCCAATTGTGA